Proteins from one Amycolatopsis benzoatilytica AK 16/65 genomic window:
- a CDS encoding amino acid synthesis family protein: MQEEVSIDEIGLRKVVVYREEVVTEAGAQPARPAVQASVAAVLRNPWLGTSPSRDLGPEVVAIAPVLARVLTGRLLDTLGGVDAVEAFGKAAVVGNAGEIEHGGALIHTPYFGNLMREFLDGESIICFADTRAEAGTTLVVPLWHKTHAATRSHYQTVTARISDAPRPDEIVIVAAASTGPRPHPRIGDRTTDPAVTSKKLESVPS; this comes from the coding sequence ATGCAAGAGGAAGTGAGCATCGACGAGATCGGCCTGCGCAAGGTCGTCGTCTACCGCGAAGAGGTGGTCACCGAGGCCGGTGCCCAGCCCGCGCGGCCGGCCGTGCAGGCGAGCGTCGCCGCGGTGCTGCGCAACCCCTGGCTCGGGACGAGCCCGTCGCGGGACCTCGGGCCCGAAGTCGTGGCGATCGCACCGGTCCTCGCCCGCGTCCTGACCGGGCGCCTGCTCGACACGCTCGGCGGCGTCGACGCCGTCGAGGCGTTCGGGAAGGCCGCGGTGGTCGGCAACGCGGGCGAGATCGAGCACGGCGGCGCGCTGATCCACACCCCGTACTTCGGCAACCTGATGCGCGAATTCCTCGACGGAGAATCGATCATCTGCTTCGCCGACACGCGCGCGGAGGCCGGCACGACGCTGGTGGTTCCGTTGTGGCACAAGACGCACGCCGCGACCCGCAGCCACTACCAGACCGTCACCGCGCGGATCTCCGACGCGCCCCGGCCCGACGAGATCGTCATCGTCGCGGCGGCCTCCACCGGCCCCCGCCCGCATCCCCGCATTGGGGACCGCACCACCGACCCCGCCGTCACCTCGAAGAAACTGGAGAGCGTTCCGTCATGA
- a CDS encoding amino acid synthesis family protein, producing the protein MKLRKIVTVVEETLTEGGRPVEPAARVAVVAAIIENPWHGQGFVADLAPGIEATASDVGALLAPRVMEALGGPAEAYGKAAIVGLDGEVEHGSALIHTLKFGDHFRKAANATTLLPAVEKRAPAGIVFDIPLKHITDATTRSHHQTVEVRIADAPHAGEIVVALAAASQGRPQQRLAPLATEQ; encoded by the coding sequence ATGAAGCTGCGCAAGATCGTCACCGTCGTCGAGGAGACCTTGACCGAGGGCGGCCGCCCGGTGGAACCGGCGGCCCGCGTGGCCGTCGTCGCCGCGATCATCGAAAACCCTTGGCACGGACAGGGATTCGTCGCGGACCTGGCACCCGGCATCGAGGCGACCGCGTCCGACGTCGGCGCGCTGCTCGCGCCGCGGGTGATGGAGGCGCTGGGCGGGCCCGCCGAGGCGTACGGCAAGGCCGCCATCGTCGGGCTGGACGGCGAGGTCGAGCATGGCTCGGCGCTCATCCACACGCTCAAGTTCGGCGACCATTTCCGCAAGGCGGCCAACGCGACCACGCTGCTGCCGGCCGTCGAGAAGCGCGCGCCCGCGGGCATCGTCTTCGACATCCCGCTCAAGCACATCACCGACGCCACGACCCGCTCGCACCACCAGACCGTCGAAGTCCGCATCGCCGACGCGCCGCACGCCGGCGAGATCGTCGTGGCCCTCGCCGCCGCTTCGCAGGGACGGCCGCAGCAGCGGCTCGCTCCGCTCGCCACCGAACAGTAA
- a CDS encoding alpha/beta fold hydrolase gives MTAQTLVLLHGVGLDRTLWEPVAELLGDRFRIVAPDLPGHGSRPPVPEGTTLAGLAAGVAGEIPPGSHLAGFSLGALVAQHLAVHRPDLVASLTSISSVCRRTDAERAAVLRRLATAEADPRASTAASLHRWFDGTDVPADRIRATEATLEANDPDSFVRCYRVFATGDAEIGPQLGQIRAPALAVTGELDPGSTPEMTRRLADAIPDCTAEVIAGARHLLPVQTPRELVTCLTAFIGRCSHV, from the coding sequence ATGACCGCGCAGACACTGGTTCTCCTGCACGGGGTGGGCCTCGACCGCACCTTGTGGGAGCCGGTGGCCGAACTGCTCGGCGACCGGTTCCGGATCGTGGCGCCCGACCTGCCCGGGCACGGTTCGCGGCCGCCGGTTCCGGAGGGCACGACGCTGGCCGGTCTCGCGGCGGGGGTCGCCGGGGAAATCCCGCCGGGCTCGCATCTGGCGGGGTTCTCCCTCGGCGCGCTGGTGGCACAGCATCTCGCCGTGCACCGTCCGGATCTTGTCGCGTCGCTGACTTCGATCAGCTCGGTCTGCCGCCGCACCGATGCCGAGCGGGCGGCCGTGCTGCGGCGCTTGGCAACCGCGGAGGCAGACCCGCGGGCGAGCACAGCCGCGTCCCTGCACCGGTGGTTCGACGGGACCGACGTCCCGGCTGACCGGATCCGCGCGACCGAGGCGACGCTGGAAGCCAACGATCCGGACAGCTTCGTCCGCTGCTACCGGGTCTTCGCCACCGGCGACGCCGAGATCGGCCCGCAGCTGGGACAGATCCGCGCTCCGGCGCTCGCCGTGACCGGCGAACTGGACCCCGGCTCCACGCCGGAGATGACCCGGCGGCTGGCCGACGCCATCCCGGACTGCACGGCGGAGGTGATCGCGGGCGCCCGGCACCTGCTTCCCGTCCAAACCCCCCGCGAACTCGTCACCTGCTTGACCGCATTCATCGGAAGGTGCTCCCATGTCTGA
- a CDS encoding aldehyde dehydrogenase, producing the protein MSEPRRLHHFIGGKPTPPDSGDYFPSVNPATGDVLYEAARGNHRDIAAAVEAARKAFDDSQWQALSQTRRGHLLRRLGDLIAQNAEELARSESLDNGKLLREMRGQLATLPEYYYYYAGLADKIQGDVIPTSDRRVLNYTIREPLGVVGAITPWNSPLTLTSSKLAPALCTGNTVVVKPSEHTSATVLRLAELALEAGFPPGAVNVVTGFGSEAGQPLVDHPGLAKISFTGSTATGSRIASAAAGRFIGSTLELGGKSPNIVFADADVANAATGVVAGIFAAAGQTCIAGSRVFAQRAVYDELLERVSERARSIRIGDPLAEDTELGPLAFADQRDKVASYVDLARSEGARVLTGGTATDGGLGGCFYEPTVLVDVHNGMRAVREEIFGPVAAIMPFDTEDEVVELANDTDYGLAAGVWTTNLARAHRMAARLDAGTVWVNTYRAMSPMSPRQGFKSSGAGVEHGTETIKDYTRLKSVWINTDEGPVPDPFVMRS; encoded by the coding sequence ATGTCTGAACCGCGACGGCTCCACCACTTCATCGGCGGCAAGCCGACGCCGCCGGATTCGGGCGACTACTTCCCGAGCGTCAACCCGGCCACCGGCGACGTCCTGTACGAGGCGGCGCGCGGCAACCACCGCGACATCGCCGCCGCTGTAGAAGCGGCGCGCAAGGCGTTCGACGACTCGCAGTGGCAGGCGCTGAGCCAGACCCGGCGCGGGCACCTGCTGCGCCGCCTCGGCGACCTCATTGCCCAGAACGCCGAAGAACTCGCTCGCTCGGAGAGCCTGGACAACGGGAAACTGCTGCGCGAAATGCGCGGCCAGCTCGCCACGCTTCCCGAGTATTACTACTATTACGCCGGCCTCGCCGACAAGATCCAGGGCGATGTGATCCCGACGTCCGACCGACGGGTGCTGAACTACACGATCCGGGAGCCGCTCGGCGTCGTCGGCGCCATCACGCCCTGGAACTCCCCGCTGACCCTGACCAGCAGCAAACTCGCGCCTGCCTTGTGCACGGGAAACACGGTCGTGGTCAAGCCGTCCGAGCACACCTCCGCGACGGTGCTGCGGCTCGCCGAGCTCGCCCTCGAAGCGGGCTTCCCGCCCGGAGCGGTCAATGTCGTCACCGGATTCGGGAGCGAGGCCGGGCAGCCGCTGGTGGATCACCCCGGGCTGGCGAAGATCTCGTTCACCGGCAGCACCGCGACCGGTTCGCGGATCGCCTCCGCGGCCGCGGGCCGGTTCATCGGCTCGACGCTGGAACTGGGCGGGAAATCGCCCAACATCGTCTTCGCCGACGCGGATGTCGCGAACGCGGCGACTGGCGTGGTCGCGGGGATCTTCGCGGCCGCGGGTCAGACCTGCATCGCGGGCAGCCGCGTGTTCGCACAGCGCGCCGTGTACGACGAGCTGCTCGAGCGCGTCAGCGAACGCGCCCGCAGCATCCGCATCGGCGACCCGCTCGCCGAGGACACCGAACTGGGGCCGCTGGCGTTCGCGGACCAGCGCGACAAGGTCGCGTCCTATGTGGACCTTGCCCGCAGCGAGGGGGCCCGGGTGCTGACCGGCGGAACGGCCACCGACGGCGGCCTCGGCGGCTGCTTCTACGAACCCACTGTGCTCGTCGACGTCCACAACGGAATGCGGGCCGTGCGGGAGGAGATCTTCGGTCCGGTCGCGGCGATCATGCCGTTCGACACCGAGGACGAGGTCGTGGAACTCGCGAACGACACCGACTACGGGCTCGCCGCGGGTGTGTGGACGACGAACCTGGCGCGTGCGCACCGGATGGCGGCCCGTCTGGACGCGGGCACGGTGTGGGTGAACACCTACCGCGCCATGTCGCCGATGTCGCCCCGCCAGGGCTTCAAGTCCAGCGGTGCCGGCGTGGAGCACGGCACCGAAACCATCAAGGACTACACCCGGCTCAAGAGCGTCTGGATCAACACCGACGAAGGCCCGGTGCCCGACCCGTTCGTGATGCGGAGCTGA
- a CDS encoding tautomerase family protein encodes MPNVEISLAEGRTEQQIRDLISAVHEAVLATAGTRPEHIRVLVREVPQTHWATGNLTIAEMKTGRPKEFQ; translated from the coding sequence ATGCCCAACGTCGAAATCAGCCTCGCCGAAGGCCGGACCGAACAGCAGATCCGCGACCTGATCTCGGCCGTGCACGAGGCGGTCCTCGCCACCGCGGGCACCCGGCCCGAGCACATCCGCGTCCTCGTGCGCGAGGTGCCCCAAACCCATTGGGCCACCGGAAACCTGACCATCGCCGAAATGAAAACCGGCCGGCCGAAGGAGTTTCAATGA